The DNA sequence atattcaatcaatcaaccaaccaaaaattggctcttcagtctcatcaactcaaacaaacaaactgtagccctaagaaatgagccagtcaatcaacatctacgcctcaaatgttggttgttttgtttgttgacttctCTGATTCTAATGTAGATGATGAAGATGCACGATCACCAGGGTCGGTGGGATCGCATCGTTTTTTCCTCTTTTTATTCTTAGGGGGGTCCTTGTCTCTTTTTTTCCTAGAGGATTTCGTCTCAGACTCCTTGGTCAAATCAGCAGTTATCGGTCGATTGCCATTTGTACTTCGGTAACTCTTATGTTCTTCTGTTGACGAATCTCTTGCCCTTGGGATCGAGGTGGGTACCAGAGGTGAGGAATTCATCTCATGCATACATAAGGGTGACATCTAACGTCGGACGAGCAAGTACATGCGCAGCGATTATATATATAAACTAAGCCCTGCGCGTCGAACATTGTCTGACATAACTTCGTGTCGCTACTGTAAGCATTCTGTCGAGTCTCTGACAGCCCCAGCATTCATTTGGTAAGCAGATGGCTGCGCTGACAATGGCCGTGATAGAAGTACCCTAAGCGGACTATGCTTAATGCGGAGAACGCTCCTGTTTGGTCAGCTTTTGCACCTGATGACAGTACTTATTTAACCCTCCGCACGCCTCTGCACATAACCGCCAAGACTCTCATCTGCCATGCTGCTGACCTGCCCTGCTTCGTTGGGATTCGCATGCGCGCTACTTACGAGCACGCTCGCACATGTGATGCTGGAGAGCCCTGTCCCTTATGGCAGGCCTACGCTGAACAACTCTCCTTTAGATGGCACTGGCGTAGACTTTCCCTGCAAGCTCCGAGCGGGCGTGTATGACGTGACGCAGATGAACTACTGGACGGCTGGCGAAGCGCAGACGATCCGCTTCCTAGGCTCTGCGGTACACGGTGGAGGATCCTGCCAATTCTCGGTGTCTGAGGATCTGGAACCCACAAAGTCCAGCCAGTGGAAAGTCGTGTATAGCGTGGTCGGAGGCTGCCCAGCTAGCGTAGAGGGAAATCTGCCGGGAGGACCAGTGAGCCACGTTGCAGATACAGTCGAGGTTGTGCTTCCCAAGGAGATGCCGAGTGGCGAATATACCTTCGCCTGGACCTGGTTCAACAGGCAAGGCTACCGTGAGATGTACATGAACTGTGCTCCCATCACCGTGCGCGGCGGAGGAAACAACGCAACGTTCCTTGCGTCCCTCCCCGATATGTTTGTCGCGAATCTGCCGAGCTCCGCTTGTTCCACGATGGAGAACTTCGACTACGCGTTCCCGGATCCAGGAAGCGCTGTACTCACTGGGAGCCAGGCAAAGCCTACCACGGGGCTCGTTGGCGACGGATGCGCTTCCGTGACTGCGCTCGGCAGCGGATCTGGCACGGCGCGCCCTTCGATCGCGTTGTCCGACAGCTCACCCGGCCAGCAAAGCACACACGCGGTTTTAGACGAACAGCCGTCAGTCGCATCTTCTACCATTGCACCTATTAATTTGCCTAGCAGCGCTGCTGTAAAGGCTATCGTTGATGAAGAGATGACAGCTTCCGCATCTCCGACTTCTGCGGCTCTGTCTTCACAGGTGCTGGCACCACTAGTAGGCCCAGCAACGAGCGTATCCGTTGTTTCCGAGACCTGCGTGCCATGCAATCCGGCGAATGAGGTCGTCTGCATAGACGGAGACCATTATGGGCTCTGCGATTTTGGCTGTGCACGTTCGCAGCGAGTGGCCCCAGGAACGGTCTGCACCGATAGCCAGATCCTGAGACGTGATGCGTGATGCATGAGCAGCACATTAATACGTCTCCGTGGGATGCACAAAGTTGCTTTTATCGTTCATTACACAAATCTATTGCTCAAACTTGGTACTATACTGACCTTCCTACTTACGAGACGAAAAACCTAATAGGCTAATGTTGGCCAACGATTGGTAGCGTAAAATCTGAATGATTGCTACTCCTCAGCTGTAATAAGCGAGCATGGGCCCGTTGGCTTATTCGTCATGCAAGGAGGGAGGTTATCATTGCTCCGCGCTATGCTATACTTGTGATCGTGACATACATTGAAGGTGCTATTGGCATGGTCGTTGCTGTTTTCCTTAGCTAATTTATTCATTTTTTATGTACAGACAGAATTGGACTTGTCGAATCAATCGTGAAGTGATATTGAGTGAAAACAAGCTCGAGAGGATGCAACAAAAAGCGTATCTCATATTCCACGGGCTATGTGAACACTATTTACCCGCTGTAATTCCAGAGATGACTAAATTGTTTTAAGATGGATATCTGCCCAGACTGGCATTCTGATGATAGAGACATCAAATACTGTCGACGTCAATGCTCATAATCTCACTCCATTCGTGAGGAACAACAAGATAAGCCAATATTGGTCGATCAGAGGCAACGTAAGGTCGTGAAATCTGCTGCTTTTGCGCTCTAATCGGTCCAAATTAGCCCACAGGGTTTTTCGTTGCGTATGGACAGAGGTTGCTAATCTCGACAACACTTGACAAAGCGCTTACAAGCTGCCATCGGGTAACCCAGAAAGGCACGCGCAACTGTCAAGCGTGCCACTTTTTATTGGCACAGAGATCGGCACAGAGCTCGGCAGGCGGTACTGACAGGTCAGGCGGTACTGACTGGTATAGGGGCGAGAGGGGAGACAAGACAGAATTGGGATACTCTCCGCCTTGGTTATGCTGGATATATGGTGTCTGTAGCTTGGATCGCTCCTGGCGCTTGGATCGACCCTTGCGTGCGAGGTAGAAAAAGATGCCCGCACACAACGCAAGAATAACGATTCCACCGATCGTGATGCCGGCAATGGCTGCCGCGGAGAGCGTTGCGGACTGGTCATCAATTGATGCGAGGTTTCTATGTGAGCTTGCCGCTGGCGAAGGAGTAGATGTCGAAGACGCTTCATTGGGCATAGGGTCGCCCGGCGCAAGCTGGAACTCTGCCTTAGCCGCGGCCAGCTCCTGTGCATGCAGCGTTTGCGTGTCGTTTGGATTGATGACGCCAATCATCTGCTTCCCTGTACACGAATCTGGAGCGGCACAATAATAGAAAATTGGCTCTGTGCTATTGATAGTAAGATTCCAGTGGGTGATCTATCGTCATCAGCCAGCCACTCGCGCTACATAGTTTGCGTAGAACGACTCACATCGCTAGGCGTGTCCACCCACTGCGTCTCCGACCAGAACCCCACCTTGTCTTTCCCGGTATACTCATAAGGCACACACGCACTTCCATACTCTGCCCGAGCCACAGAGTGATCTCGCGGATAGAACTCAAATGTGACAATGTCCCCGACGGACACATTGGTCAGCTCTTTGGGGTCGAAATGGAAGCCACCTGGGCCGGCCTTGACAAGATGAACATGGACTTCGCTTTCGCTGGTCTCTGTAGCAACGGAAGAAGTCGAGGGCACGATGCTCGCTGTTAGAGCAGCTGATGTGGCAGAAGATGTTGCACTGACTCGGTTGTGGGTTGTCGTTTGTGCAGGATCCTGTGCCAGAACCGAAACTAGCATAAGCGCGAGCGTCGTCGCTCTAGTTACCCGGGTGGACATTGTGGCAATCGCGTTCGTTTCTTGTGTTGCTGTTTGCGTCCGCCAGCAAGGTCCGAGGCGATTTGATACGTCCAGATTCTTGACGAGGGCAGAGATTAACAACGCCCACGGGATTGCCATGAATCCATAACCACTCGTGTGGCATGAACATGCCAAGCGACCTTTGTGATTTCCTTACTTGCTGACCAGTGTTCATACACGGCCAACCTACCAAAGCATTCACCAGCTGATGATCGCACTCAGGCTTTGCCCACAAAATCGATGACGAATGATTACAGCGCAGTCCTAAAACTCGCATTTAGGCTGATATGGATCTGTCGTACCGATCAACGTCTTGGGCTCGCAATGAAGCCAGAGCGGTAGAGCATAATCGTCGTTCACAGACCGAAGACATGTTGGAGAGAGGGTGTCGACAGGGTAAGCTACGCAATGAACGTTACTCGCTTACACGTCAGAATTGCCCTAGCTACTAGGCGTTGTGCGCACACGCTATTTCCGAAACAGAATGGAAAACCATTCGTAGCCCCTTCTGCCTGATTGCGATTCCTTGGCTTTCTGCATGTCAAGTGCACTTGCTCCCAAGGTCACCGTGTCGCTCCTCACGTTGAGTTCAGAACTACTGTGGTGCATTGCGTTGTTACTGCAACGGCAGGAACTTCTGAATCTTTCTCTCGCAAGCAAGCGTCTACATTTGGTCACCGAGCCAGTGCTGTTTCGGGACTATAGCAACGTGTCTCGCCACGGCCGCTCATTCCTGCCTTTCCTCAGAAAAATAATCCGTCGACCCGATCTGGCTAGGCAGACTCGCAAGCTGAAAATCAGGACTTGGACAACGTCTGGTATTTCTCAGAGAACTCTACCTGCAGCAGATTATGTCTTGCTCGCCCAGTCCGCAAAGGATGTCGGGGTGATACAAGAGATGGTACCATTTGATCAGAGCACCAACCATCTACAGAAGACGAACACGATGCGAAATTAAGTTACACTTCCTACGAATCAAGGAGACACGCACGCATTCGATCGCGAATTTTGCTGGAAACCATATGCCGGAAGTGAAGATCCACCAGTACTTCTTGTCGCCCTACTTCCAAACGTGAGAGACATCGTGCTCGACGGGGTGCCAGGCGATATGCATGCTCTCAGCTGGCGACCAAAGCACGGCTTTCCAGCTTTGCGGACACTGACGGCCTGTGCAACGGACGGCGAGCTGGCATGGCCTCTAACTTTCTTTCACCCGCTGCTGGCTGCGGGTAGACTGTCGGTTTTTCAAGCTTCCCATTCTATTTCAGGGCGTCTGCAGCGTGACGGTCGCCATTGCTTGGAACGAGAGCCTTTACCGCTGGCTTTGCTGCCTCGGACACTGGCTTTGGAACAAATCGAGCTGGAAAACTGCTGTCTACGAGCATCGGACTTGCGTTCGTTGTTGCAAAGCTGCCATAGCTTGAAGAGCTTCCTATACACAAGCAGAAGATGTGAGGTCGGACCTTGGAGCCCCTCGCCTGCCAAGTTTGTCGAGCTTCTCAGACCCCACGAGACTACTTTACACGCTCTGATACTCGACTTGGACGTCCACCATTATGAAGACAAAATCGATGACCAGCCCTCGCTTATACAGTCTCTCGAGCACATGACGGCGCTGAGGGTTCTCGTCACCGCGCCAGAGATGTGGCACTACGTTGCGGTTGATCATGACGTGGTTACAAGTGACACCGTCGAGTTGGAAGAGTGGCGCTTGTCTGCGCGGGTCCCTCCCAACGTGGAAATACTGGTTTTTGGTTTGTCTGAGGCGGAGAAGACGACGTCACTGAGTCAACTCAGCGACCTCCTCCGCATGCGTGCGCTAATGCTCCGCAATCTTACCAAGCTCTGCATTAGCAGTATAGAACAGGTCTACGCGAAGGCGGTCCAGCGGCTATTCCTCGATCTGGAGCCATTCATGGGCACTGGGCCGCAAAAGCTGCACGCTGAGGTGGGGCCTACATATGTTAGGTCTGTCTTTGACACTGAGCCATTTCCCAAGGATCCGATTGAAGTACGATGGGCCGGCAAGATGTATATGGCAGTCCCTAGTGAGACTTCCCAATTCGCGCGAGCGTACGAGAGGATTCGGAGAGAGCTACCTCGGTGAAAACGTCGTGGTGACGATCTCTGAAGCTATACGCGTGTATGTATGAAACAACATTGCAGTGAATGCAGCAAATCAAGGTACAACCGCGCGAAGCAGTAGCCAGGGTATGAAGTGTGTACTTTTGTTCTATCGTGGTCACTTTAtatatgtagccataatcagggtctatttacataacttatctctgatgctggtaACAGTGAAAGGTGCTCATGAAGACGAGGGAGGAACACCAGGTCAACATACGTGGCACACGTGACGTTCTCACCTCATAAACCGTCACATAAATTGATACCAGTACTCATTATCGACTGTTATACTTGCTCTTGTACTGGAATCAACGGGATTTATTAGACAAAATGAAGCAGCGCTATTATAAGGAGGACAGCTCTAAAAAGATTGATCATTGTGATCATTGTGCCCGCCCTGACTACTCAATACAATATCTGCCGCGCTCGTCGCAGTACCAACAGACATACGAACAGATACTACCCAAATTCGGATTGGCAACTCCGATGTCTAAAAGCGGCAAATACGATCcgacgaaaacaagcaaacatccacctactctgggcacctggacacacagatatagttggaaacgaaagagcagactacctagcaaaagaagcaaccaaagaggaccccagatcaacaacaaagagcattgcctacctgggcacgacaatcaaaaggatacaacaaacggaacaacgccaagagtataagaaatacaaagcaagagcaaccgctctaaacaaagctacctactcagccaaataccctcttaaaatcagcaaaaccatccaaatgccacagaacacgaaaagagtaacctctagcgccttctactctcttaagctaggacacggatacttcaactcctacctaaagagatttaagaaacgagactctaatcgctgcacctgccaaaacatccaaacgccagaacacctactactgtactgtcatctatacaaagaccatcgaaaaacgctcctacaaacaatcaaacatcgcccagtcacactaccactactactccacactagtataggtatagaagcaaccctagcttttatcactagcaccagaataggaacaagaaaatggtacctaggacagccaacagaagacctacagagagacactgtataaaactaaaaccacaaccctctcctttgccacaagagcccgctgctacatctctttctacttatcaaactgctctttagcacctggcaacaaacagatacaagctatcttttgtagaaaagccaaaaaccatattagcgaaccataccagaaaaccatgtaaattagaaaaaccaagatagaacggccttcggccaaagtcctacatagtctctgactgaaaaaggactctaatggaataataataataataataataataataccCAAATTCGGACACAGACACAAACTCGAATTTTCCAGAACGCAAAAAGTTTCACAACTAACTAGGGCAGTTCATCGGGAGAAACTGATTCCAACTATCCTTAAGCCGTGCAGCCACCTGGTTGTAGCGCTACAGCCAGTGGAAGAGAATTGCCGCGTCGTGTTCAGAAGCTGAAAAACGAACCCGCCCGGACCACCTCGCCTATCGATACCGGTACAGGTACCGGTAACACGAGTTGGCAGGACGCGCTATCACGAGAAACTCCATCCTTTATCTATCCTTCACCCTCTACCCCTACAGCAGCGGCACAATCCCATCAACCTGGCAATCTGGATGTCACAGATTAATTAATTGAGCTACTAATCCAAAGACTAGCTTCTTGATTTGATTATAGCTTCAATCTGGCAATCTCACAAGATCAATCTCACAATCcggattgattgttgcggactctGTCCAACCTGACACTGCTCACGCAGTTACAAATAGAGCGCGCTACAAGCGGTGCAGCGTGTACAACGGTCTAAAACTTGGCTAGCGCGACACCTTTGCGGACATCGTCGAGATGGGTCAGATGCAAGATTATGGAACAGTGCGCCAAATATGTTAGTGACGATATGTCCACCATACTAAAAGAAGCCTCCCCGCCCTACGAGATTAGAGCCAACTCTGAGCTCTGCTAGCATACCTTCAACACCTCTGACAGCATACATGTGTGCCTAGAAGCTCAAGACAAAACACACAGGCGACACCGATGCACCAGTCATGGCGTGCCATACCGCCAACCTGCTTTGAGACTGTAAGTGTATGTAAAGATCTCACCTGCTCATGTCTACGCCTGCGGCATGCCTACCTGCAGCAAAAGCCCCGTGTCTCGTCTTGCGGCTTGCTGCCGATACCACACCACCCTATCACATGcagagttgctatcagtcagttcagtcagtccggagctctctggactgactgaactgacgtcctgaggtcactgaactggactggactgactgccaagacttttcaattaaactaaaactgactgactgaactgacgtcgccgcggcctgcggactgactggactgactgaactgagttacctgacgtcgaactgagataaatgctcctgtacttttgagatttcttcctctgatagtgtgcgcgctagcccagaagctgaggtagttgttggctgtataccaagcctcttccagctcttcaagctctgcaaagctgaaataagctctggcttcatatggagtctccgggtgcctaacatgtcgccaagctcgctgaaagtccgctcacagtctgccgctgctgctggtattgttaggacgtcaatagcgaactttgagagtatagggaactgcccagcaactgactcccagtatagaagcggattaagagacagccaatcctcctcagctaacgctggttgccgcttccatatctcatactcatcctcagcaaggcttgcctctaactgccgtgtgctttgctcaattgacgactgtagaaaagctgatcgcgacgttgaaatccctagccggggcttcttacgcggcggcgttacagtgtgagctgaagtggctgcagagtccttccgcccctgccacatacgcaggaatgcccggtggttattgtcaagccagccgtcgcgatagtggacaccgtcacgggcagtgacatgggtgtcaggcaccttccagagcgctgagaggtggtgtttgtagtgcgggtgtagtattgtagcagtgtagtagacaggcgcgttatcgaattttgcgtagtactcagcaagcttacaatgcgcaaggttaacgtttgtaataagatgatcttcaggcgcatctagatcttcgtaatttacatccttaaggcggtctttgagagcctcaagctggtcaagaagccactcaaacgttactagaacttcccatatagcgccgtgtcggccgtgtcggccgcgaccttcaagtagccgtgtagcttcggcaaatggctcaaggagtcgaatgtattctgttattgtcgcccagtccttgccgcttagacccccttcgcgtatatataaccgtggctgggcagcagggagctgctcacgattcttccggcgtcgtgaggttgctgttgcagcactatgctcctcaagtttacactcaatatagccatcgatagggccgtgtagctcagctgcacggacaaacgtgttgaaatagctattccagcgtgtcttaacaggcttcacaagctgccggatgtggggtgtaacacctagagactctgcctcctcgcactgtaggcgctctagtagttgtcgagtttgaggcgtacagatagacgcaatcacgtcaaagaggacgccaacaggaccgtatttgcgccactcatccatgtacttctcctcttcctcaaggtgtgcggcttcattctcgtacgcgctacggtctttgccccaaattactaattgtgcgcttaggttgagtatatggcagcagcaccgcagccgccgctcgcttgcgataaagccaaactcctctgctaaggactcaactgcagtatcattgttacttgcgttgtcaagcacaaagtacccaaccctcgcgttgtcaacgccaaatagccgaagtattgttgttgctgcagcggcaatattattgccagtgtgcgccccgtgtagctcaggcaacccaagcaggtggtcaactagcttgccctcgctgttaaggtaatgtacgcagaggccagtaaaagcatactgcccaccagttgaagtccagttgtcgaatgacacgtgtataagcgaccgggcttcgcgaaggtagttggcaacagctagtatgtatgtattgtactcagtaataatatgatcgtggagcgtttagtggctacgccaaaggagagcttcggctagcgggctcacggccgcaatcatggctcgaaactgcggcgtttctattacgcgaaggctctggttgtccgcgactacccagtccttcagcgcgtcctgaaatcgagaggttgaaaagcttgctgctatctcgtttgctacctcttgcgatacttctatccctttagacctcataatatatacttgggactttgcgagcgcgcccataatattgccctcccggctagcaattggtacaggtccgttaggtccgtgtgagtgtccaggcttgttgcttgagaggtgtcggccggcgtttgtagtgctgtcagcctcgtagcaagcctcctgcttccgtcgttgatggcagtaccggcaaagccagtagtttttcttgtacttgcggtgccagacggcccagccgtggcggtagatccagctttttggcccaccgcgactattacgctcaacctggcgccgctcaagatacggcacacgcttaaaatcaagcccgtcgtaattgtcgtcgtcgtcgtcgtcgtcgccgtcgttggggaagtccgcctgtactgccaagggctcatcagcctgggcctcgctcgcagtatcgccaacagtaggcgcatttgatagcgatggtagaggagaattgcgcttgtcgcattctacaaggcggcgaaggcctgaattagagggagtagacatgaagtacaccaagaagtattatggcaacagtagtctagcgtcgtgtgtatagcagacgcgacgcgacgcgacgcgaaaggcttactaggtgcgcaccgggtagcgcatttccgcaaactctaattagcttaaagctagatgctttaacttatataggattagtgtctttatatctaggactagcgcggcttcgaagccgcactaaatgtggctttcacaactctaaaatactgctttaaaaacagctaacgtcagtctaacgtcagtcagttcagtcagtctggaggcttctgaactgactggactgacgtccagctgcctcaagaactgactgactgaactgagtcttggcagtcagttcagtcagttcgaactgagttacctgactgatagcaagtctgtGCTCGACATCACGCACGAGCTGTTCAAACTCCCAGCGTTCCTTGATGTACTTGAGAAGGGCGTGCCGTCGACGCTGCCTCTCCTGGCTAATCTTAGAGGCAAGCGCTTTGTACTTAGGATGTTTTGTTGCATTAGGAACCGTACGTTTGAGTTACTCTCGTCGGTTAAGCAGGGAACGAATGGAAGGATCATCGTCCACAGATGCAGACTGTTCTTGTGTGAGTCGTCGTGGCCGACGACGATCAATCGAACGACTCATAGTACAAGCCGCCCGCATAAGGGCTGCCTGGGGCTGGATGCCTCGCACgaccacagtccgcaacaatcaattaagtgggtcctagaaggttcagattggattgattgattaccgctttaagcctagtagttacctataggagtttaagccctacctagataggtaagtgggtctaggagagtgaccggattgaattgattgttgcggagtctacgCACGACAGCCTGCGTGTCAACCGTAATACGTCGTGACAGATAATGCTTTAAGAAGGTCGATATGCTAGCATGGCCCATCATCAGGTTCTGCATAGCCTCACTAACGTTGCCTACCCACTACGTTAATTCTGCATCCTGCATCATACACCTTGCATAGAAAAGATTACAGAACTTACCGTTCTCATTAAACGCCTTTCCTCCGGCATATCTTAGGGAATAAGGGCGGGTAACTTGAGCAAACCCCGTTACCTCGCCCAAAGTCCGGATCCACGGCAGCAGGGTGGAGTAGGGAAGAGGCTCGTTAGGAGATATGTCCCAACCATGCAGGGTCCGTACCGCTTTCCGAAACACGGGAATATCATCTAACATCCGATTCAGGCGTAATGGCAGCTCGTTGCGGCCTAGCGGAATTGTCAGCCTGCTTAGTTCCTCTAGGGAGGTTAGGTTGTAGGCTGCAAATGCCCGATCGCAGAAGAGCAAGCTAAGAAGGAAGACTTACGGACTGTAGAGGAGCGTCTCATCGTACATAATTTTAGGGAGAGGGAAGGTATTCCTTAGAGAAAAGTCAGCAGGCGTATAAGTTCTAGCATAGAATAATTACGTATAAGTCTTTAATACCGAGGAACTCCTTAGTGAATTTGAAGGTGAACTCTAGCAATACTCGATAAGGGCCACCCTTAGGATCCCGTAGCAGCGTAACCTGTATATGCTAgcagacttgctatcagtcaggtaactcagttcgaactgactgaactgactgccaagactcagttcagtcagtcagttcttgaggcagctggacgtcagtccagtcagttcagaagcctccagactgactgaactgactgacgttagactgacgtta is a window from the Pyrenophora tritici-repentis strain M4 chromosome 7, whole genome shotgun sequence genome containing:
- a CDS encoding Dimer-Tnp-hAT domain containing protein, which gives rise to MSTPSNSGLRRLVECDKRNSPLPSLSNAPTVGDTASEAQADEPLARVPYLERRQVERNSRGGPKSWIYRHGWAVWHRKYKKNYWLCRYCHQRRKQEACYEADSTTNAGRHLSSNKPGHSHGPNGPVPIASREGNIMGALAKSQVYIMRSKGIEVSQEVANEIAASFSTSRFQDALKDWVVADNQSLRVIETPQFRAMIAAVSPLAEALLWPVANYLREARSLIHVSFDNWTSTGGQYAFTGLCVHYLNSEGKLVDHLLGLPELHGAHTGNNIAAAATTILRLFGVDNARVGYFVLDNASNNDTAVESLAEEFGFIASERRLRCCCHILNLSAQLVIWGKDRSAYENEAAHLEEEEKYMDEWRKYGPVGVLFDVIASICTPQTRQLLERLQCEEAESLGVTPHIRQLVKPVKTRWNSYFNTFVRAAELHGPIDGYIECKLEEHSAATATSRRRKNREQLPAAQPRLYIREGGLSGKDWATITEYIRLLEPFAEATRLLEGRGRHGRHGAIWEVLVTFEWLLDQLEALKDRLKDVNYEDLDAPEDHLITNVNLAHCKLAEYYAKFDNAPVYYTATILHPHYKHHLSALWKVPDTHVTARDGVHYRDGWLDNNHRAFLRMWQGRKDSAATSAHTVTPPRKKPRLGISTSRSAFLQSSIEQSTRQLEASLAEDEYEIWKRQPALAEEDWLSLNPLLYWESVAGQFPILSKFAIDVLTIPAAAADCERTFSELGDMLGTRRLHMKPELISALQSLKSWKRLGIQPTTTSASGLARTLSEEEISKVQEHLSQFDVR